The sequence CTGGCGGTCGCGGTTGAGCGACCAGAAGGTGAAGCGGTCCATGTGGTGGCTGGTCGCGTAGTCCAGCACGGTCTGGAAGTCGCTCTGGCCGAAGATCTCGCCGGTGTCGCTGCGGCCGTTCATGCCGGAGAAGCCCTCGTGGGCGTAGGCGGTGGCCGCGTCCCAGCCGAAGGTGGACTGGAGGACCGAGTTGAAGTTGGTCAGCGCGCTGGTCTGGCTCGCCGCCCCGTTGAAGCCGCCGTCGAAGGGCATGATGGAGAAGTTGTTCGGGGTGAACCCCTGCGACTTCGCCTCCAGGAGCATCTGCTTGCCGAACCAGCCGGTGCCGTCCGCCGTGCCGGCCGTCGTCACGGAGACGTACAGGCCCGGGTTGTTCTGCTGGAGGATCTTCGCCGCGCCGATCTCGTTCTTGATGGCCGCGGTGTTCTCGTACTCCGGCTCCTCCAGGTCGAAGTCGATGGCGTGCAGGCCGTACTTGGTGATCACCTGCTGGTACGCCGCCGCCGTGGACGCCGCGTCCGCGCAGGCCTGGCCGAGCTTGGTGCCGCCGTAGCCGCCGATGGAGACGGACACGTCGCCGCCCTTGGCGCGGATGGTGTTGATCATCGACTGCACGGCGGTGTCCGAGGAGACGGGTGCCGTACCGCCCCAAGTGGGCGAGCAGCCGCCGCCGTTGGGGGCCAGCACGAAGGCCAGCTGGAACGCCT is a genomic window of Streptomyces sp. WP-1 containing:
- a CDS encoding carbohydrate-binding protein yields the protein MRRLHACLSAAAAVVLAAAGTTALVAANASGATPQDALSNRWYAAAPYLMPLDNDPPDPAAIMDATGLKAFQLAFVLAPNGGGCSPTWGGTAPVSSDTAVQSMINTIRAKGGDVSVSIGGYGGTKLGQACADAASTAAAYQQVITKYGLHAIDFDLEEPEYENTAAIKNEIGAAKILQQNNPGLYVSVTTAGTADGTGWFGKQMLLEAKSQGFTPNNFSIMPFDGGFNGAASQTSALTNFNSVLQSTFGWDAATAYAHEGFSGMNGRSDTGEIFGQSDFQTVLDYATSHHMDRFTFWSLNRDRQCSPPDNGGRTSGTCSSVAQSDWDFAKYSVKFAGVTPPTGTPTPTPTPTPTSCKPAWNSSTAYTGGTEVSYGQHNWKAKWWTQNEVPGASTWGPWQDEGAC